A region of Carassius auratus strain Wakin chromosome 11, ASM336829v1, whole genome shotgun sequence DNA encodes the following proteins:
- the LOC113111140 gene encoding OTU domain-containing protein 5-A-like encodes MTILPKKKPASTASGGDHTDESDRRGGSESHPHPLAGRSGSRPRASPPPWTYQATPHTSREERRIEASARPRPASPQPATAGAPVAQCEGSANSVVVAGRVELPCGAGGVGSCCSGPGLSKRRRQAVCSSGLTGGGGRVGCGGGGGGGSSPGSEPEEGAGGNNSEDEYENAARLQLVDPATVEQQEEWFEKALREKKGYEIKKMKEDGACLFRAVADQVYGDQDMHDVVRKQCMDYLTKNSDYFSSYVTEDFTTYINRKRKNNCHGNHIEMQAMAEMYNRPVEVYQYGIEPINTFHGIQENKDEPIRVSYHKNIHYNSVVNPYKASVGVGLGLPSFKPGYADQSLMKNAIKTSEESWIEQQMLEDKKRATDWEATNEAIEEQVARESYLQWLQDQEKQARQPRKASATCSSATAATSSGFEDWGCRSPRQRSSAPSPEHPGPAHPETPVKPPSPAGASLALPKPPSPCAPGPSHQSSANSSLVSLYPSLGYRTLMQEMSPTAFGLTDWEDNDVLASVLAASQQEYLDSLKKNAMHRESSPDCS; translated from the exons ATGACAATACTCCCGAAGAAGAAACCGGCCTCCACCGCAAGTGGCGGTGATCATACGGACGAATCGGACAGACGAGGAGGTTCTGAGTCTCACCCTCATCCCCTCGCAGGACGCTCGGGGTCCCGACCCAGGGCCTCTCCTCCGCCTTGGACATATCAGGCCACGCCGCACACGTCCAGAGAGGAGCGGCGGATCGAGGCGAGCGCTCGCCCGCGGCCGGCCTCCCCTCAGCCCGCTACCGCTGGAGCACCGGTCGCGCAGTGCGAAGGGAGTGCGAACTCGGTTGTGGTCGCAGGTCGCGTCGAGCTGCCCTGCGGCGCAGGTGGCGTTGGAAGCTGCTGTTCGGGACCCGGACTCAGCAAGCGGAGACGACAGGCGGTCTGCTCCAGCGGTTTGACAGGTGGAGGAGGAAGAGTGGGATGCggcggtggaggaggaggaggcagcagtccaggctcagAACCCGAGGAGGGAGCTGGAGGCAACAACAGTGAAGACGAGTATGAGAACGCGGCCAGATTACAGCTTGTGGACCCTGCCACAGTCGAGCAG CAAGAAGAATGGTTCGAGAAAGCCTTAAGGGAAAAGAAAGGCTATGAAATCAAAAAAATGAAGGAAGATGGAGCATGTCTTTTCAGAGCAGTTG CTGATCAAGTGTATGGTGACCAAGATATGCATGATGTGGTACGGAAGCAGTGTATGGATTATTTG ACGAAAAACTCGGATTACTTCTCCAGTTATGTCACAGAGGACTTTACCACATACATTAACAGAAAGAGGAAGAACAACTGTCATGGGAACCACATTGAGATGCAGGCCATGGCAGAAATGTACAACCGGCCAGTGGAGGTTTACCAGTATGGCATAG AGCCAATAAACACGTTCCATGGCATCCAAGAGAATAAGGATGAGCCGATACGTGTCAGTTACCACAAGAACATCCATTATAACTCTGTAGTGAACCCCTACAAGGCTAGTGTTGGGGTGGGGCTGGGCCTCCCCTCCTTCAAACCAGGG TACGCTGACCAGAGTCTCATGAAAAACGCTATTAAGACGTCTGAGGAGTCATGGATTGAGCAACAGATGCTGGAGGACAAGAAAAGAGCAACGGATTGGGAGGCCACCAATGAGGCCATCGAGGAGCAGGTGGCTCGTGAGTCCTACCTGCAGTGGCTTCAGGACCAAGAGAAGCAAGCAAGACAG CCCCGTAAAGCTAGTGCCACCTGCAGTTCTGCCACAGCGGCCACATCCAGCGGCTTTGAGGACTGGGGATGCCGGTCTCCCCGCCAGCGCAGCTCTGCCCCCTCTCCAGAGCATCCAGGCCCAGCTCACCCCGAAACCCCTGTCAAACCTCCCTCTCCAGCTGGAGCTTCACTGGCTCTTCCCAAACCCCCGTCACCATGTGCCCCAG GTCCAAGTCATCAGTCTTCTGCCAACTCTTCCCTGGTGTCGCTCTACCCAAGCCTGGGCTACAGGACTCTAATGCAGGAGATGTCACCTACTGCCTTCG gtttaACAGATTGGGAAGACAATGACGTTCTAGCCTCAGTTCTGGCTGCTTCACAACAAGAATACCTCGACAGTTTGAAGAAAAATGCAATGCACAGAGAATCTTCTCCAGACTGCAGTTGA